Proteins from a single region of Oryza brachyantha chromosome 6, ObraRS2, whole genome shotgun sequence:
- the LOC102711355 gene encoding phosphatidylinositol 4-kinase gamma 4-like has protein sequence MSSAGVIALGQIPEDLAILPMCLEGSRSPHCLSGSQLKDSIFIFVAVPGAPPMPMSVLGSESIASVKLRIQRFRGFVVNKQRLVLDGHELARNNSHVKDYGLADGNILHLVIRLADLRLINIETTSGKKFQFQVDQSRNVKYLKSKLAVEGDEDLSEDHKLECDGKELEDHQLIADISKKDGAVIHLFIRKPAKLQTQQVDIDTVVTVVTPQEKENLQNEARAVNPVEPAGVTPALIEPIIVNQKVKLSPEVMRMISSAIAGLENGYLPVMSAEGSGGVYFMQNASGEKNIAVFKPIDEEPMAENNPRGLPVSTDGEGMKRGTLVGEGAFREVAAYILDHPIGDHESEKHDGFSGVPPTALVQSLHRGKSFKIGSLQMFIENNGSCEDMGPGAFPVKEVHKIAVLDLRLANADRHAGNILVNKEEGGKYKLIPIDHGYCLPEKFEDCTFEWLYWPQAREPFSDETIAYIKTLDAEEDIKLLKFHGWELSPRCARVLRISTMLLKKGAARGLTPYDIGRILCRETVNRDSEIEDIVQEAEDHVLPGTTEVIFLETVSEIIDRHLDMKFA, from the exons ATGTCGTCGGCTGGTGTCATTGCCCTTGGGCAGATCCCCGAAGATCTTGCCATCTTGCCCATGTGCTTGGAAGGCAGCAGGTCGCCCCACTGTTTGTCTGGGTCACAGCTTAAGGATTCAATTTTCATCTTTGTCGCTGTGCCTGGTGCTCCGCCGATGCCGATGAGTGTCCTCGGCTCTGAGTCCATTGCCTCTGTCAAGCTGCGCATTCAGAGGTTCAGGGGGTTTGTGGTTAACAAGCAGAGGCTTGTGCTTGATGGGCACGAGCTGGCACGGAACAACTCCCATGTGAAGGATTACGGGCTTGCTGATGGAAATATTCTGCACCTTGTCATCCGGTTGGCTGATCTTCGCTTGATTAACATTGAGACTACCAGTGGAAAGAAGTTTCAGTTCCAGGTCGACCAGAGCCGCAATGTCAAGTATCTCAAGAGTAAGCTTGCAGTGGAGGGAGACGAGGACCTTAGTGAGGATCACAAGCTCGAATGTGATGGCAAGGAGCTTGAGGACCACCAGTTGATTGCTGATATTAGCAAGAAGGATGGTGCTGTGATTCATTTGTTCATCCGCAAGCCAGCAAAGCTACAGACACAACAAGTTGATATAGACACTGTGGTTACCGTTGTCACTCCACAGGAGAAAGAGAACCTTCAAAATGAAGCTCGTGCTGTGAACCCTGTTGAACCGGCTGGTGTTACACCTGCTCTTATTGAACCAATTATTGTTAATCAGAAGGTGAAGCTATCGCCTGAAGTGATGAGAATGATTAGCTCAGCCATAGCTGGTCTTGAGAATGGATACTTGCCAGTTATGTCAGCAGAAGGTTCAGGGGGTGTTTACTTCATGCAAAATGCATCAGGAGAGAAGAATATTGCAGTGTTTAAGCCTATTGATGAGGAGCCTATGGCTGAAAACAACCCAAGAGGGCTTCCAGTATCTACTGATGGAGAAGGCATGAAGAGAGGGACACTTGTAGGGGAAGGTGCATTTAGGGAAGTTGCAGCTTATATCCTTGACCATCCAATTGGTGATCATGAATCTGAGAAGcatgacgggttctctggtgtgCCTCCCACAGCACTGGTCCAGAGCTTACATAGGGGGAAGAGCTTCAAGATTGGATCACTGCAGATGTTCATTGAAAACAATGGAAGTTGTGAGGATATGGGTCCTGGAGCATTTCCAGTGAAGGAGGTCCACAAAATAGCAGTGTTAGATCTTAGGTTAGCGAATGCTGATCGTCATGCAGGGAACATTTTAGTGAACAAGGAGGAAGGTGGCAAGTACAAGTTGATTCCAATTGATCATGGTTACTGCTTGCCAGAGAAG TTCGAAGATTGTACATTCGAGTGGCTGTACTGGCCccaggctcgtgagccattcAGTGATGAAACCATTGCATACATTAAAACCCTAGATGCTGAAGAGGATATCAAGCTTCTCAAGTTCCACGGGTGGGAGCTGTCTCCAAGATGTGCTCGTGTCCTGCGCATCAGCACCATGCTTTTAAAGAAAGGTGCAGCACGAGGCCTCACACCGTATGACATCGGGCGTATACTGTGCAGGGAAACTGTGAATAGAGACTCTGAGATTGAGGACATCGTCCAGGAAGCCGAGGACCATGTTCTTCCAGGGACAACTGAAGTCATCTTCTTAGAAACCGTATCTGAAATCATAGACCGTCACCTCGACATGAAGTTCGCTTAG